ACTAAAGCGATTATCGAAGCACATGACGGTGATATCACCGTCACCTCAGAGCAAAATCTCACACGTTTTGTCATTACACTACGCATGACTTAACTATATAAACCCCTGATAAACCCCTGAAAAAACCCTGCGCAATGTTAATTGCGCAGGGTTAGTTTATTTAGCTAAAGACATCAAAAGCAATATCAGATTCAGGCACCCCTTTATCTCTAAGTAACCTTATGGTGTCATCCATCAACCCTTTGGGCCCGCATAAGTAGAACTCAGGATCACCTTGCGCAACGATATTTTGCCAATTTAATGCCAGCACATGTTGGGCATAGCCGGTCGCACCTAACCAATCTTTGTCTGGTCGTGACAACACTGGGTAATAGTAAAAATGTGGGTATTGTTTAGCGAGTTCATAAAAGTAATCAACATAAACAATATCATTTTCATTTCGTGCGCCATAAAAGAAATGGATCTCTCTGGCTGGCTTGGCATTAGTTTTATCAATTGAATTACGGTTTTGTATAAACAACTGCTCTTCAACCAAAGCTTTTAAAGGTGCCATGCCGGAACCTGCTCCCACTAATACGATGTTTTTTTGACTATTCTCATTGGCATAGAACTCTTCAAACGGGCCTAGTGCTTCTACCGTGTCACCCACTTTTAAATTACCTAAGAAATTTGAACCAATGCCGGGTAATACATCTGGCTCACCAGCACTTTGCAGCTTAATGACAAACATCAACTCATTAGTGTTTTCATCAATACTGGCTAACGAATAACTCCGACTACAAGCACGGTGTTGATAATCTAAAGGCGAGATATGCTGCCAATAAGGTTTTAATTCACTGGGTAAATCGGCAGGTATTGAATGACACTCTGAATCAGGGATAAAGAATCGCATAAAAGCGCCCGCTTTATATTGTACTGGCACCTTAGAATGGGCTTTAAACCGTAACTCTTTAATATAAGGACTCAGGTAAACACTACTAACCAACTCAAGTTTATATTTTTTAGCATCAGTAATATCCATCAATGTCATATGCTCAACATCATCACTAAAATGCTGACACGCTAGGCGGTAACCTTGCTCTAGCTCTTGGTTGCTAAAGTGCAGTAAATCGGCTGCAGTCTTTTTTATATTTTGATTAATCATAATGCGACAACGTCCACAGGTGCCCCCGCCGCCGCAAGTTGATGGTAAAATGATGTTGTGATCAACTAGACCATCCAACAAGTTTTTATGATTAGAAAACGCCAGTTGGCCCATACTTTTTTGATTGCTATCAAACAATTTGACCGTATTTTTACGTGCAAACAGTTTAATTTTGTACTGACCACGTTTTGCTAAGTCAATTGTCCACACCAGCCCTGTACCACTAAGAAACAAGGTAAAAAAAGCAAAAAACATCATAAATTCATTATTAAAACTGCCTTCATTGGCATAATCCATAAAGTGTAGTTTTAGAAAAAAATCAGCTAAGCGCTTATCATCATCACTATGGCCTGCAATACGGCCAGAATCAGCTTCAACATAGACACTAGTGTTAATATCATCAGAGTAGTTTACTTGCCACACGGCATTTTTTTGTTTCAGTAAATCTGCAATAGGTGGCTGCATTAAGGTCGTCGATACTATCTGTCCTGGTCCTGTATACGACTGAGCCGCCAACGCCTCTGCAAAACTATTATCAATGATGACTGGCTCACCGGTAATTGCATCAACCATTGAATGTTTGTTAACAAAATTATCATATAAACCGCGTTGATGGTTCAGCAGATAATAAGGCTTACCTACTAACTCAATTAGCGCAAGGCTATTACTTGCAAGCTGCTGTTGTAGCACCATTTTTGGTTCTTTTAATTCCAGCCCTTTTAATTTAAGCTCTTGCCAATCCACAGGAGTAACTTTGTTAGATTTATAGGTATTACCTGCGGCTTTGGTATGGTCCATAAAATTAAAGTACATGCCACTTCCCAGCCAAATCATTAACTGAATACCGACAATAACTGAGCTCCACTTATGGATTTTTCTTACCATATTCATTGTGCAACTCCTTGGTCATTTTGCGACGCTGCTGCTGGTTTAATTAAAGCGTCATCTGTTTTACGAAACACGCGGAAATACACTAGCAACAAACCAAATATTGCTGACAAAATACCTAATAACGTAAACCAGAATAATAATGTGTTATCTATCTCGCTATTTTCATAATCCATAACATGAAACCGGAACATCCAATCAAATAAGCGCCAAAAACTGTGGCGTTTACCCACTAATCTGCCGTTTTCAGCCGAAACATAAATTGCCGGAGAACCAAAATCATTGAAGTTCACTCGCCAAGCAGGCATTACCGCAGGGTTAAGTTCAAATGGCGCATTTTCGCTGATAAGCTCAGTACTTTTTATCGCCCCGCTGCCACTGTAATAATAAGTAGCGGCTTTTTCGGCTTGTGCCTGATTAAGTGGCGCTAATTCCGCACCACTTTGCGCATCTACCACTCGCTTTTTGTTATCCAGCGTAAAGCGATACACCACCTTATCTAAATAACGTTCAATACTAACTTGTTTCGCTTGTGGGTAACTTTGCATTAAGCTTTGTAAAGGATAATCTATTAAGGTTGGGTCTATTTTATCTTGTGCGTTATTAACTAAGGTATCGCCATGAATGTAATCAATATTTAAATAAACCATGTAAGCACCACTTCCCGACCATATAACAAACTGAATACCTATAAAGGCCATTAACCATTTATGGTATTTTCTACTGGTTTTAAGTAGTCGCATTGAGTCATTCATGTGTAACCCCATTTACTGCATGCTTATTCTGCAAAGTGCACAAACTATTGTTGATAATAATGTGTTTGAGCCAAGCAAAAATATTTTAATTTCAAAAATAAAACATTATTAAAGGCCTTTGTCATAACGACAAAGGCCTCTGTGTTTATCGTGTTAATACTGAATTAGAACTTATAAGTGGCACGAACATAGCCGCGTCTTCCCAGTAAGTCATAAGTCATCACATCGGTATTAGCGTCATTCCAAGAGGTTAGATAAGGTGCATTTTTATCAAAGATATTATCTACGCCAGCGGAAAATGTTAAATCATCATTGAAATACCAGCTAGCTGATACATCCGAATACGTAACCGAACCTACTGACTTACCTAACGGATCTAAATCACTACCGTTAACATCATCTGCACTGCCGATATAACGTAATGAATAAGTAGCAGACCAAACATCTGTCATTACACTGTAGCTAATATTACTGCGCCATTCAGTATAACTGCCCTGGTCTTCAGTGATATCGCCTACTTTATCGATTGTAGGTTGGCCTCTAAACGGCGTACTTTCATGCGTTAGTAAACGAGTAACATCAAGCGAAGCACGGCTACTTAAACCAAACAAAGTAAATTTATACATAGTGTTAAGATCAACACCACTGACTTTCTCTACTGCGGCATTAACCGGCCGTTGATTCAACTCGCTAACTTGATGCGTTACAGGATGACGGTCGAAAGTATCGCAGAATTTGGCATTACCGATTGGGTCTTCATAACAAAGACGCAGCATATCCGAACCATTAACCGAAGTGATAGAGTCGTCAATTTCAATATTGAAGTAATCTATCGTAGCTGAGAACCCTTCTAAAAACGCTGGCTGCCAAACAATACCCATAGTGGTGGTGGTAGCTGTTTCAGGCTCTAGTTTTGGATTACCGCCTACACTGGTCAAAATAGTATTGCCATCTTGCACAAAGTTTACCGGTACACCCGCAGCCAAACAGTTAGCGGCAATAGTACCAGTGGCATTTTCACACGGATCGATAGTCCGTAAATTTTCACCGTTAGTGCCACCAAATAACTCGGTAATAACCGGTGCCCTAAAGGCTGTAGAATGAACAGTACGTAGCATCAATTCGTCGTTAACATTCCAGCTTAAGCCCATTTTATAGGTTGTTTCTGCACCCGCGGTATTATAATCCGAATAACGAGCCGCCAATTCGACCGATAACTGCTTAACTAAAAATTTATCTGCTAATAAAGGCACCGACAACTCGCCGAATATTTCATTAACGCTGTAACTACCACTAATAGGATCTTCTAAACCGTTGCGCAGCACTGTTGAATCAGGATCACGCCAGCCTTTTTCAGTGCGGCTTTCTGCACCGACAGCAAAACCAAGACCACCAGCCGGTAGTTCAAGTAAATAGCCATTCATATTTACTGACCAAGTGCGCATTTCATTGCCACCGGTACCTTCTCGACGATATTTAACATAATCAATGACTTCTTTGCTTAGCTCATTTTTACCAAACCAGTCACCACAAGGAATGCCATTACTATTATCATAAGTACAAATGCTGTCATCTAAGGTTTGCGCTGCACGATCGGGGTCCATATCGAAAGTCCAACCATCGACCCCAGTGTTTCGACCATAGTTATACGAAACATCCCATTCCCAACCATTAGATAAAAACCCCGTTAAACCCGTCACTATACGAATAGTGTTGGTTTCCTGGAAGAAATAAGGCGCACCTAGCTCAGTATTGCGTCGGCGTAAAAACTCTAAATCTTGCCCAGTAGGGTTATACCTAAAGTCAGCACCTACTTTAATGCCTGCGAAGCCATTACGTGGTGTCACTATTTGCTCACCTTGGCGGTTGCTGTAACTACTTTCGATAAACAACTGTAAAGAGTCATTAATTTGGTAATTGGCAAAACTAGACAAATTAAGACGTTGCATCGGGCTTACCGCATTTAAATACGGCAAATAGGCAAAGCTATGATTGGCGCTATTATAAGGTCCGTAATTGTCACCGTTGGTAGCCGTATTAGGATCTTGGTTAAACTGTACCTGAGTACCATCTGCCAGTAAGGCTCTGCCGCCTTCCGTGGTGCTACTGCCAAAACATTCAAAAGTGCCTTCTTCAGTACCAAACATTGGACAAGCTACGCGATCTGACTGACGTACAGCTGATGTATTGGCATAGCTTAAGTTAACAATGATATTACCTTTATCAAATTCAGTGCCTAAAGTAAGGCTAACATCCTGACTTTCACCATCACCTTCACCTGTTATGCCAGCTTTCACCGACAATTCTGCACCAACAAACTCCTTTTTAGTGATGATATTAACTACACCTGCTACAGCATCAGCACCATAAACTGCCGATGCACCATCTTTTAATACCTCTATGCGTTCAATCATTGAGGTAGGGATCATATTTAAGTCGACTGAACTGTTAGCACCCGTTCCGCCGCCAACGACTCGACGACCGTTTAATAAAACCAGTGTGCGTTTAATACCCAGCCCACGTAAATTAACTTGGGCGGTACCATAGCCGCCATTAGTCCAGTAGGCATTACTGGCGTTACCGGCAACACCAGCTGAAAAAGACATTTCTTGCAGCAAGTTCTCGACGTTAGTAATACCTGATGCGCTGATATCAGCAGAAGATATAACAGACACTGGGCTGGCTGTTTCTAAATCGGTTCGTTTAATTTTTGAACCGGTGACTTGAATTCGCTCTACATTATCAGCTTCTTGTGCAACAACTTGATGCGGAAGCGACACCAAACCTACTAGCAGCATGGTGCTATAAACCGGGCTGAATTTTATTATATTTTTCGGCATATTTTCGTTCTCCTGGGGTTCACCAAACTGATTTAAAATTTAAGTGTATGTAGTTCGGCCATGTCTTGTTCAAATGTTATACAACACCATACCGGTATATACAACAGTCTTTTTTAATTTATTTTGTTTACCTAAAACCTTTCCAATGCAGACTGTTAACGTAATGTTTAAGCTAAATTGATTTAAATTTGACAGCTTGCTATTGCGGTATATACTGTCGATTGCGATTTTTATAAACGGCTAAGCATGAACAGTTAAAATTAGCTATACACCACATAAAATAATGGTTTGCTATTAGGTTCATGATTTTCTTTATAAAAATAATCATCAACTTCTGTTTACTGAAGCCCGTATAACAGTTGGAAAAAGTAGATATTGGATGAAACTACCGAAGTATCGATTAATTTCTGATGACATAAAAAGCAAAATAAGCGCGAGTCTATGGACAGCTGGCCAGCAGATACCATCAGAAATAGAGTTAGCTAATCATTTTTCAGCCAGCCGAATGACCGCTAGAAAAGCCGTTGATGAGTTGGTAAATAGTGGATTATTAGAGCGAGTACCAAGTGTTGGTACCTTCGTTAAAGAGCCTGTTGCCCAAAGTTCTTTATTAGAAATTCGCAATATAGCCGATGAAATAAAATCTCGCGGCCATAGCCATAAAATGACGGTATTAAGCAGATTAACCCTGATACCCAACGAGACAGCTGGACTAACGCTATCGTTACAAAGCAAAAAAATCTATAAAATCATTATTGTGCACTGGGAAAATGAACAGCCCATACAATTAGAAGAGCGTTATGTTAACGCTGATCGAGTGCCGTTATTTTTGCAACAAGATTTTAGCGAAATTACAGCAAGTCAGTATTTAAATTCAATCGCACCGGCCACTAAAGCCGATATAACTATTGAAGCTATAATGCCGACAAAAATTTTAAAACATAACTTGCTACTTGAAGATGATATCCCCTGCCTAAAAGTAACTCGTATTACCCATTCGCACGGCCATCCTATTAGCTATGCGGTGTTATACTACCCTGCTAATAGATTTAAGTTTACTAGCCAGCTTGATATTGTAAGTTAGGGTTAGCAGCAACGAACAAACACAAAACTCCTTCAATAACATAAAAACACTCACATAACATACTCTGACAAAAAGCTTGTTATGTGAGTGCGCTAGTTACATTAACCGCTGTAACTTATTTATGCAGGGATATGAACTTAGACCACATTTATCACGCCACGATACATCTGCATTTGGCAGTGAAACTCATATTTTCCCACGGCCAAAGCTGGCACAGGCACGCTGGTAATGTCATTTAATTTAAGGCTTGCACTAATCTCTAGCGCCGGTATTAATACTGTTTCTGTACAAGGTGACGCATCTTTTCTATTAAACTTCAGGGTTAATGGACTACCCGCTTGCACCTCTATTACCGACGGCGTGTAAACACCGTCTTTGACCACAATAAGTAGCTCTTTGTCTGTAACCACTGTCGTATTGGGTTTATATAACCAAAACCACCAGATGATTAAAAATATTAGGCTGATCCCTATTACGTTAATAATTATCATAATGAGTTTCCTTAGTGATCTTTAGCTTTAAATAAGCGCAGACGATTCGCATTTGATACCACAGTGAGCGATGAAAACGCCATTGCCGCACCCGCTATAACTGGGCTTAATAAAATACCAAAAAATGGATATAAGATACCGGCTGCAAAAGGCACTCCTGCAGCGTTATAGATAAAGGCACCAAATAAGTTCTGTTTGATATTACGTAAAGTGGCTTTACTTACGGCGATAGCATCAGCTAAACCATGTAAAGATCCTCGCATTAACGTTATATCTGCACTTTCTATCGCGACATCTGTGCCAGTACCGATGGCAAAACCGACGTTAGCCTGTGCCAATGCAGGGGCATCATTTATGCCATCGCCGGTCATACCTACAATTTCACCCGCCATTTGCAGCTCTTTTACTTTATCGGCTTTTTCTTCAGGTAAAACCTCGGCCACAAACTCGGTTATGCCAGCCTTTTTTGCAACCGCGGCCGCCGTTTCACGGTTATCACCCGTTAGCATGATCACCCGAATATTATTGTTTTGCAGCCGTTTAATAGCAGAAATTGAATCGGCTTTAATAGGGTCAGAAACGGCAATTATCGCAGCTAGCACACCATCTATGCTAAAATACATCGGCGTTTTGGCTTCTTTCGCTAAAGCTTGAGCTTTATGAACAAAGCTTGTTATATCTATGCCTTTTTCATGCATTAACTTTTCATTACCAAACAATAAGCTTTTATCTTGGCAATTTGCTTCAATGCCTCGCCCCACTAACGCCTTGAAGTTTTCAACTTTTAGTAACTCAATATCTTTTTCGAGGGCACTTTCAACGATAGCTTCCGCCAACGGATGTTCAGAGCCACTTTCCATACTTGCTGCCAATTGCAGTATCTGTTTTTCAGTCATGGCATTTGCTAACACAATATCCGTTACTTTGGGTGCGCCTTCGGTAATAGTGCCTGTTTTATCTAATATCATGGTCGTAATCTTAGAAGCAGTTTGTAATGCTTCACCGTTACGGATAAGCACCCCCGCTTCGGCCGCTTTACCAACCCCCACCATAACTGACATTGGCGTAGCTAATCCCAGCGCACAAGGGCAAGCAATGATTAATACTGTTGTTGCTGATACCATGGCAAAAGCGACTGCAGGATCGGGGCCGAAATTCAACCAAGCCAAGGCGCTTACAATCGAAATGATCATCACCACAGGCACAAAGTAAGCTGAAATAACGTCTGCTAACCGCCCTATTGGTGGCTTAGAGTTTTGCGCGCGCTTAACCATATTAATAATATGCGCTAAAGCCGTATCTTTACCTACATGACTAGCTCTAAAATTAATAGTGCCGGACTTATTTAATGTTCCGCCAACTACTTTATCATCTTGTTTTTTGGTAACCGGCATTGGTTCACCAGTTAACATCGACTCATCAACCGACGTAGTGCCCTCGATCACCACACCATCAACCGGTATTTGCTCACCAGGCCTTACTTTGACGATGTCACTTTTCAGCACCTGTTCAATGGCAATTTTGACTTCTTTGTCGTCACGGATCACGGTTGCCATTTTTGCTTGCAAACCAATTAAGCGTTTAATTGCTTCTGAGGTTTTTCCTCTGGCTCTCACTTCTAGTGCTAAGCCCAGATCAATTAAACCAATAATCATGGCAGTTGCTTCAAAGTAAACGTGCCTTGCCATTAACGGAACGGATTCGGGTGCAAATACAACAACCATTGAGTATAACCAAGCTGTTCCCGTTCCTAATGCAATTAATGTATCCATATTGGCGGAGTGATTTTTAAAGCTTTGCCAGGCGCCGACAAAAAAGTGTCTGCCCGAGAAATACATCACGCCAAAGGTTAAAATACCAATAATTAACCACGTAATACGCTCAGCGTTGGTTTCCACGGTCATTGCACCGCCCATTAGGCCGTATGCCATTAGTGGAATACCTAAAGCTAGCGCGATATAAGTGTGGCGCATTAGCTTTTTATAATAGGCTAAATCTGCCTGTTCTTTCTCATCAAGGGCTTCACTTTCTGAACCTTGATTCATAAGCTTGGCATTATAACCTGCTGATTCAATCGCTTTTATTAACGATTCTGCTGCTGCATTACCCGACACCATAACGGTTCTATCAGCAAAATTCATTTCTGCCGTTTTGACACCCGGTATCGTATTTAAGGCGCCTTCAATCTTACCAACACAACTCGCGCATCCAGCGCCTTCTATTATAAGTTGCAGCGTATTTTGGTTGGCAGAGTGTTCAGATGCCAACACCGCTGATTCATTACTGTCATTCTGAGGTTGTTGTTTGGCTTTGCTACAACATGACGTTGAAGCGGTTACATCTTTATTATTCTTGTTCATTTTTTGTTCCTCCATTATCAGACATGCCAAATTGCTCTATTAAGTGACACACCATATGAGGCGTTGGCGATTTATCTTCAATCTTTTCCCACTGTGCCAGTGCTGCTTGCATTTTATCTCTCAGTTCAAGCATTTGCTGAAATCGCTTCTCTGTTTCGGCTAAACGTTGCTTTATTATTTCTCTAACAGCAGGGCATGCTGTTTTGCCGTCATCTGCTTCTTGCAAAATTACAGTAATATCCTCTACGGCAAAACCTAGTTGCCGAGCGCTTAATATAAATTTCAATCGAGATTGCTGTTTTGCTGTATAAAATCTATAGCCATTACTTGCTTTGTTGGGGCTAAGTAAGCCTAACCGCGTGTAATACCGTACTGTATCAGCAGTCGTCTTCAACTCTGTTGCTAATTCTGAGACATTCATATTTCACCCTCATTATCTACGCTGACACCACCAGCTTAAACCTATGTCTTAGACACAGGTCAAGCAGTGTTATTTGTTTTTTATTTTTTTAATCAGTGTCCGCTGTTATTTCGAAACATTTTTATTACTAGCTTGGGTAGCAAAGTTGTTATCAGATTGGCGCAAGTCTTGCTTTTGTAGTGAATAGTACTTTTTCATGGGCTATAGCGCAGTTAATATAGCTCATGCTGTAAATATTACTCAGTTATATAAATAGTTTACAAACTCTACCAACAAAAGCCATGCAAGAGGCAGCTAAAATGACTAAATCAGCACAGTTATATAGAATGGCAACTGATGATCACATTTGCCCTTTTGGTCTTAAATCTAAAGATTTATTGGAACGTGAAGGCTATAAAGTCGAAGACCATCCATTAAACTCTCGCCAAGAAACGGAAACATTTAAACAGCAACACCAAGTTGAAACGACACCACAAACCTTTATTGATGGTAAACGAATCGGTGGTTACGATGCTCTGCGTGATTATTTTGGTAAACAGCAAGCTGGCCAGCAAGGAACAACCTACACCCCTGTACTTGCAATTTTTGCGGTAACATTTTTACTGAGTGTTGCATTTACTTATGCCGCTAATAATGTTTTTAGTATGAAAACTATCGAGTTATTCGTTGCATTAACCATGGCGGTGCTGGCGATACAAAAACTACAAGATTTATATAGTTTTTCTAATTCCTTTATTACCTATGATTTAGTCGCAATGAAAGTGGTGCCCTATGCTTATGTTTATCCATTTTTAGAAGCCTTTGTTGGCATTGGCATGATTGCCAATTT
The sequence above is drawn from the Rheinheimera salexigens genome and encodes:
- a CDS encoding 2Fe-2S iron-sulfur cluster-binding protein; its protein translation is MNMVRKIHKWSSVIVGIQLMIWLGSGMYFNFMDHTKAAGNTYKSNKVTPVDWQELKLKGLELKEPKMVLQQQLASNSLALIELVGKPYYLLNHQRGLYDNFVNKHSMVDAITGEPVIIDNSFAEALAAQSYTGPGQIVSTTLMQPPIADLLKQKNAVWQVNYSDDINTSVYVEADSGRIAGHSDDDKRLADFFLKLHFMDYANEGSFNNEFMMFFAFFTLFLSGTGLVWTIDLAKRGQYKIKLFARKNTVKLFDSNQKSMGQLAFSNHKNLLDGLVDHNIILPSTCGGGGTCGRCRIMINQNIKKTAADLLHFSNQELEQGYRLACQHFSDDVEHMTLMDITDAKKYKLELVSSVYLSPYIKELRFKAHSKVPVQYKAGAFMRFFIPDSECHSIPADLPSELKPYWQHISPLDYQHRACSRSYSLASIDENTNELMFVIKLQSAGEPDVLPGIGSNFLGNLKVGDTVEALGPFEEFYANENSQKNIVLVGAGSGMAPLKALVEEQLFIQNRNSIDKTNAKPAREIHFFYGARNENDIVYVDYFYELAKQYPHFYYYPVLSRPDKDWLGATGYAQHVLALNWQNIVAQGDPEFYLCGPKGLMDDTIRLLRDKGVPESDIAFDVFS
- a CDS encoding TonB-dependent receptor gives rise to the protein MPKNIIKFSPVYSTMLLVGLVSLPHQVVAQEADNVERIQVTGSKIKRTDLETASPVSVISSADISASGITNVENLLQEMSFSAGVAGNASNAYWTNGGYGTAQVNLRGLGIKRTLVLLNGRRVVGGGTGANSSVDLNMIPTSMIERIEVLKDGASAVYGADAVAGVVNIITKKEFVGAELSVKAGITGEGDGESQDVSLTLGTEFDKGNIIVNLSYANTSAVRQSDRVACPMFGTEEGTFECFGSSTTEGGRALLADGTQVQFNQDPNTATNGDNYGPYNSANHSFAYLPYLNAVSPMQRLNLSSFANYQINDSLQLFIESSYSNRQGEQIVTPRNGFAGIKVGADFRYNPTGQDLEFLRRRNTELGAPYFFQETNTIRIVTGLTGFLSNGWEWDVSYNYGRNTGVDGWTFDMDPDRAAQTLDDSICTYDNSNGIPCGDWFGKNELSKEVIDYVKYRREGTGGNEMRTWSVNMNGYLLELPAGGLGFAVGAESRTEKGWRDPDSTVLRNGLEDPISGSYSVNEIFGELSVPLLADKFLVKQLSVELAARYSDYNTAGAETTYKMGLSWNVNDELMLRTVHSTAFRAPVITELFGGTNGENLRTIDPCENATGTIAANCLAAGVPVNFVQDGNTILTSVGGNPKLEPETATTTTMGIVWQPAFLEGFSATIDYFNIEIDDSITSVNGSDMLRLCYEDPIGNAKFCDTFDRHPVTHQVSELNQRPVNAAVEKVSGVDLNTMYKFTLFGLSSRASLDVTRLLTHESTPFRGQPTIDKVGDITEDQGSYTEWRSNISYSVMTDVWSATYSLRYIGSADDVNGSDLDPLGKSVGSVTYSDVSASWYFNDDLTFSAGVDNIFDKNAPYLTSWNDANTDVMTYDLLGRRGYVRATYKF
- a CDS encoding UTRA domain-containing protein gives rise to the protein MKLPKYRLISDDIKSKISASLWTAGQQIPSEIELANHFSASRMTARKAVDELVNSGLLERVPSVGTFVKEPVAQSSLLEIRNIADEIKSRGHSHKMTVLSRLTLIPNETAGLTLSLQSKKIYKIIIVHWENEQPIQLEERYVNADRVPLFLQQDFSEITASQYLNSIAPATKADITIEAIMPTKILKHNLLLEDDIPCLKVTRITHSHGHPISYAVLYYPANRFKFTSQLDIVS
- a CDS encoding cupredoxin domain-containing protein encodes the protein MIIINVIGISLIFLIIWWFWLYKPNTTVVTDKELLIVVKDGVYTPSVIEVQAGSPLTLKFNRKDASPCTETVLIPALEISASLKLNDITSVPVPALAVGKYEFHCQMQMYRGVINVV
- a CDS encoding heavy metal translocating P-type ATPase gives rise to the protein MNKNNKDVTASTSCCSKAKQQPQNDSNESAVLASEHSANQNTLQLIIEGAGCASCVGKIEGALNTIPGVKTAEMNFADRTVMVSGNAAAESLIKAIESAGYNAKLMNQGSESEALDEKEQADLAYYKKLMRHTYIALALGIPLMAYGLMGGAMTVETNAERITWLIIGILTFGVMYFSGRHFFVGAWQSFKNHSANMDTLIALGTGTAWLYSMVVVFAPESVPLMARHVYFEATAMIIGLIDLGLALEVRARGKTSEAIKRLIGLQAKMATVIRDDKEVKIAIEQVLKSDIVKVRPGEQIPVDGVVIEGTTSVDESMLTGEPMPVTKKQDDKVVGGTLNKSGTINFRASHVGKDTALAHIINMVKRAQNSKPPIGRLADVISAYFVPVVMIISIVSALAWLNFGPDPAVAFAMVSATTVLIIACPCALGLATPMSVMVGVGKAAEAGVLIRNGEALQTASKITTMILDKTGTITEGAPKVTDIVLANAMTEKQILQLAASMESGSEHPLAEAIVESALEKDIELLKVENFKALVGRGIEANCQDKSLLFGNEKLMHEKGIDITSFVHKAQALAKEAKTPMYFSIDGVLAAIIAVSDPIKADSISAIKRLQNNNIRVIMLTGDNRETAAAVAKKAGITEFVAEVLPEEKADKVKELQMAGEIVGMTGDGINDAPALAQANVGFAIGTGTDVAIESADITLMRGSLHGLADAIAVSKATLRNIKQNLFGAFIYNAAGVPFAAGILYPFFGILLSPVIAGAAMAFSSLTVVSNANRLRLFKAKDH
- a CDS encoding MerR family transcriptional regulator, producing MNVSELATELKTTADTVRYYTRLGLLSPNKASNGYRFYTAKQQSRLKFILSARQLGFAVEDITVILQEADDGKTACPAVREIIKQRLAETEKRFQQMLELRDKMQAALAQWEKIEDKSPTPHMVCHLIEQFGMSDNGGTKNEQE
- a CDS encoding MauE/DoxX family redox-associated membrane protein, which gives rise to MTKSAQLYRMATDDHICPFGLKSKDLLEREGYKVEDHPLNSRQETETFKQQHQVETTPQTFIDGKRIGGYDALRDYFGKQQAGQQGTTYTPVLAIFAVTFLLSVAFTYAANNVFSMKTIELFVALTMAVLAIQKLQDLYSFSNSFITYDLVAMKVVPYAYVYPFLEAFVGIGMIANLAALVIAPISLFIGTVGAISVIKAVYIDKRELKCACVGGDSNVPLGFISLTENLFMIAAGLWMLIR